A region of Necator americanus strain Aroian chromosome I, whole genome shotgun sequence DNA encodes the following proteins:
- a CDS encoding hypothetical protein (NECATOR_CHRI.G1683.T1), with protein sequence MGHLIRILLDLLANRCRCQSVDPPSTGNITEGMPRHVTPGPHSQLRDGLKCHSEEQLVKKSKSSRLSSIVG encoded by the exons ATGGGCCATCTCATCCGGATCCTCTTAGATCTGCTCGCTAACCGCTGCAGGTGTCAATCTGTTGATCCTCCGAGCACCGGGAACATAACCGAAGGCATGCCTCGGCACGTAACTCCGGGGCCTCACAGTCAATTG AGAGACGGATTGAAATGTCATAGTGAGGAACAACTagtgaaaaaatcgaaatcttCGCGACTGTCAAGCATCGTTGGGTAA